A portion of the Gorilla gorilla gorilla isolate KB3781 chromosome X, NHGRI_mGorGor1-v2.1_pri, whole genome shotgun sequence genome contains these proteins:
- the RBMX gene encoding RNA-binding motif protein, X chromosome, translating into MVEADRPGKLFIGGLNTETNEKALEAVFGKYGRIVEVLLMKDRETNKSRGFAFVTFESPADAKDAARDMNGKSLDGKAIKVEQATKPSFESGRRGPPPPPRSRGPPRGLRGGRGGSGGTRGPPSRGGHMDDGGYSMNFNMSSSRGPLPVKRGPPPRSGGPPPKRSAPSGPVRSSSGMGGRAPVSRGRDSYGGPPRREPLPSRRDVYLSPRDDGYSTKDSYSSRDYPSSRDTRDYAPPPRDYTYRDYGHSSSRDDYPSRGYSDRDGYGRDRDYSDHPSGGSYRDSYESYGNSRSAPPTRGPPPSYGGSSRYDDYSSSRDGYGGSRDSYSSSRSDLYSSGRDRVGRQERGLPPSMERGYPPPRDSYSSSSRGAPRGGGRGGSRSDRGGGRSRY; encoded by the exons atggttgaagCAGATCGCCCAGGAAAGCTCTTCATTGGTGGGCTTAATACGGAAACAAATGAGAAAGCTCTTGAAGCAGTATTTGGCAAATATGGACGAATAGTGGAAG TACTCTTGATGAAAGACCGTGAAACCAACAAATCAAGAGGATTTGCTTTTGTCACCTTTGAAAGCCCAGCAGACGCTAAGGATGCAGCCAGAGACATGAATGGAAAG tcATTAGATGGAAAAGCCATCAAGGTGGAACAAGCCACCAAACCATCATTTGAAAGTGGTAGACGTGGACCGCCTCCACCTCCAAGAAGTAGAGGCCCTCCAAGAGGTCTtagaggtggaagaggaggaagtggaggaaCCAGGGGACCTCCCTCACGGGGAGGACACATGG ATGACGGTGGATATTCCATGAATTTTAACATGAGTTCTTCCAGGGGACCACTCCCAGTAAAAAGAGGACCACCACCAAGAAGTGGGGGTCCTCCTCCTAAGAGATCTGCACCTTCAGGACCAGTTCGCAGTAGCAGTGGAATGGGAGGAAGAG CTCCTGTATCACGTGGAAGAGATAGTTACGGAGGTCCACCTCGAAGGGAACCGCTGCCCTCTCGTAGAGATGTTTATTTGTCCCCAAGAGATGATGGGTATTCTACTAAAGACAG CTATTCAAGCAGAGATTACCCAAGTTCTCGTGATACTAGAGATTATGCACCACCACCACGAGATTATACTTACCGTGATTATGGTCATTCCAGTTCACGTGATGACTACCCATCAAGAGGATATAG CGATAGAGATGGATATGGTCGTGATCGTGACTATTCAGATCATCCAAGTGGAGGTTCCTACAGAGATTCATATGAGAGTTATG GTAACTCACGTAGTGCTCCACCTACACGAGGGCCCCCGCCATCTTATGGTGGAAGCAGTCGCTATGATGATTACAGCAGCTCACGTGACGGATATGGTGGAAGTCGAGACAGTTACTCAAGCAGCCGAAGTGATCTCTACTCAAGTGGTCGTGATCGGGTTGGCAGACAAGAAAGAGGGCTTCCCCCTTCTATGGAAAGGGGGTACCCTCCTCCACGTGATTCCTACAGCAGTTCAAGCCGCGGAGCACCAAGAGGTGGTGGCCGTGGAGGAAGCCGATCTGATAGAGGGGGAGGCAGAAGCAGAtactag